AACAAGTGGATGCCTCAATTACCTCTTCATGTCCTCCCTTCAACATAAAATCCAAGTCAAAGTGTCTTTTTGGATCAGTTGCCTATTTCAGATTGACTGAAGCATCAACAGAATTTAGAAGATTCTAGATCAACCCACACAACTGGCAATAGTTGTTGAGACTGTGATATTTTAACCCACAGAATGTGCTGCTATGAATATTACTGGGATTCTGTTTTTCCAGGCAACAAAAAAAGGAATCTGGGTTAGATGACGAGGGACAGAGGTGAAACCTAGTAATACATTCAGAACAAGATGTATGGGTTAAATAGGTCTCCCAGTGAAACACTAGAAACATAACCAAAGTGTCAGTTCTGAGCATACGAAGAAAGTATAGGAaattccaaagaaggaaggagaaaatgtgaaCTTCTGGAGTACAATGCTTTATGCTATGTATGTTAAAATGTGAGACTGCATACTTACTGTTAGTATCACTAATTAAATGGTAAAATAAAACAAGCTCAAGATTGTTTAACAGCTCATATATGCAACACCTCACATTTGATCCCCATTTTGTCTATGTCCGCTTTTTCATGTTGTGACTTGCGAGTTATTTAGTGTAAAATGTTGCATCTGAAGCGAGATGAAAGTTTTGCTGTAGTATTAAACCCATTTACATCATCTTAATTTATAGTTGCATTTAGCCTTGCTACCTGTACATACAGCTAGGGGTGCTCTTATGGCCATCATTGAGTGGAATACTTAGGACTTACAACAGTTGTTGGTGAGGTCTGAACTTAGATTATACTTCTTTAGATCTGCCTTGTTAATTTTGGCAACCAATCAGCAGGCTAAACACACAATTCATTGTTTAGTAATAGTGACAAAGTTTAGCCTGTCTGTTTATCAGAACTAACAGGAATGTTACTACTGCAATAGGTCTCTTCATCTGTAGAATAGAGAAGCAAGTCTGAAAAATATGAACCAGAAGAACATACAAATGATAAGAAAAACACAacactgaaagaaggaaggctaTGAGGAACCAGGATAAAAACGCAAGCTTGTTAAATTGGAACAAACACTACACAACGCTGTAGATGAATAATGCCAGCACACTAACATCAGGTAAATTCAGAattacataactttaaaaaaatagatttctTTGAAAAAACATGTTTCTTCAAAAGCATATCCATTTAAAAGGTTTCATAACCATGCACAATGCAGGTCAGCAATTTCAAATGCATTGCTTTAGCATTCCCAGGGGAAAAACCCAACCTGTACATTATCCAGACGCCCAAGTACAAACATTATCAGTACTCCTTTTTGTATAATCTATCGAATCAATGTGAACATAAATAGTAAGCAATTATTATGCAGTCTTCATTATAACCAATCTTTCTTTTCTATTCACGCACTGCCAACTTTTTAAGCAGTGTTAATACAATATGAACTAGGGAGAAATCTGCAAATTGATCATATTCAAAATGAAATTTGAGCATAAAAGTACATCCAGCAAACACAAAATGTTAATGAAAATCCTAATTCTGAAAAACAGTCCAATCAGCCATGGTATGATCAAGCTAAGGTTTAGAGATCCCATTCCAGTCCATAacaaagagggaaaaaaatgCAGCTTTGAAGAAGATGGTTTCCAGTGAAGTACCACACTCATAATCCATTTGAACAGATCTGAACTTCTGACTTATGAGTCCTTTTGTTCCAATAACTAAAGTCCAAGTCCTACTGATCTCCTATATTCTATTACTAATAGTCTGAATGGATTTTTTTCCATCTGTATTTCAAGTTCTCTTCCCCTAACATAAAATCTACAAAACTGCAAGTCAAAGTTACATTCTTCAGGGAGAAATATTCTGCAAGGAGAGAAAGAACTCAATCCTCTGTCATGGAGCTGTTCAGATAGATACCCACTTTTTGGACAGTCCAGTATTTCACAATAAAGTTCTCTGAAACAGACCCAGATACTTAAGAAACAGAGTGTCATAATCACCCAGTAATAAAAGAagaaattttactttttttaaaggtCCCAATGGCATGTTGAGGGTCAGCAAGAGCTCTGCAAATCTAAGTTACAAGAAATGAGAACTAGCATTTCTGTAAAAGCTATTTAATTACAAAAATCCACACACATCTTATAAATCTTCTGTACAGGGGCCCAAGGAAATATTTCTCATTTTTCAGTAGCAACCAAAGTGGAAACAGGACTCTTTGTGGATCTTCAAGATACTGCTTGGTCCTCTTTGGATACAGTCTGTTAAAACAATAATGGAAACATTAGTTCAGGATTAATTCACGGACCACAGATCCCATAAGAAAACTATCCAAGAAAAATAACTGTTTCAACTTTTACTATGCTGTTTTACCAATAATGTAGATTTTTCCTCTAAGAACATACACATGTACTGCACTGCATGAAATCAATCAATTAAGCTCCAAATAGTTTAATAAAAAGCCATATTTTGGATATAATCCCATCTTCACAACAATcctagtaggtaggtaggtagatcagatTAAAGAgggacttgtccaaagtcactcTTGAAACTTCATGGTTGAGCACAACATGAATTTTACCAAACACTGTTTTTTTTCCACAGACACCTAAATCTCTGGATGCCTAATGTAGAAATACAAACAAATTTGTAAAGTAAAACATGTAGGAATGGGGTTATCATACTATGCAGGGAGAATGAAGGAATGGAGAAACCTCTGCACAGATTGGAACAAATACAGAATCCTATTCCCAAACTGCAAATGGCTTTGAGGCCTAAGATACAGATGAGCAAAGACAGACGACAACTTCTGACTCTTTGCCTTGTGGATAACACCAACAAAGAACATCCTTGCATCGTGTTGAGTATTTTCTGGGGCTAAACGTCACCTACAAGATATGTTTTGACAAGCTCTTATGGTCTTGTGCCATGCTCTCTCAGGAGGACAAAGTTGTGCAGCAATACATTTTTGAAGAGATAAACAAGCATTCCTCCCAATTGTAGGACCGGTTCATGCTATTGGAAGTTGATGAATTCTGAAAGTCTTCTACATTTGAAAGCACCATCTTCATAACAAAATCATATCAGTATGAAAACATAAATAGGAAGCAGAAAAAGTCTTAAAAGGCAAATACCTGCCGCAGTAGCTGCCTGCCTAGATATGAGGTTGCCACACTGGTCAGATTTTTCCTGCTGCCCACTTTGCACCGGATGTAGCCATAAAGATTGGCTCCTTGCAACGTCACGCCCATAATCACTATGGCCTGTGAAGGAAGGCAAAACCGCATGACAGAATCAAGGCCTCACTGTAACTTGTATCCAAGGGAATCAATTTGATTAGATAGTTACCATGTTGTTAACTCACCAGCCATTTAACTTTGAAAGAGAACAGAGCGCTGAAGGCAAAAACCACCCAGAGCAAAGGGCAAGTGATCAGTCCTAACCAGAAGATTCTGGACTCTGCTTCTGATGTAGCTTTCTTCCCCTGAGCAGATGTCTAAGAATGTAAAGAAAAGTagtataaatgcaaaattatcaaatccatctgaacataatTTACAGAAATCAGAAAAAGGTGCTGAgaatatgcattcttttgtgatAAAAAGccattttccaagccctgtaccaaagtgatttgacacaatgatagttttgatctgtacatattATTCTACTCCCTGATCATGTGCCACCTCCTATAACttattttttccatttgtttttggaaacaaattccacatttttatttttagtttgtGTGATGTCATTTTTATTTGACTCTGAAGACTGATTGTGGGCAGCATAAATAGTAATGCAGCCTTTGTCAAAATGTGGCTCAGAACTGATTATCTGATTTCCGAGAATTAACAGAAAGTACAAAAGAGCTCACAAAAAACagacctgttttttttaaaactcctCTGTGCTGATATGATTAGTTACAGCTTGGTCTCATCcaagtgaagaagaaaaaacagaataCAGTAAATTGGAATGGAAAATGTTATATCATTCATTTCACTGCATAGGATTATCTATCTTTGTAGAATGGTGGCAAAATAGAGGATTGGGCAGGTTAGAATTCAGACAGACTCATCCAGACATATACTGCCTTGGTTGTAAGTATCTTTCCTAGTGTCTTCAAATGGGAACATAATTGCGCACAGCCCAGGAACACACCGCCACATAATAGCAATTCACACTTCCTCAACATCACGGAGATATTTACCTTCCTGGCTTCAAAAACCCAGTGGCTTTTGCCATCCTCATCAATCTGGTTCCACCAGCGAAGGCCAACCATCAACCTCCCTGTGATGTTctagagaaaaataaaaacagcatGAAAAGTCCACTCCAGAACAAGCTGTCATGAAATGAAATCTTACAAATGTGCCAGCTCTGCTTTATACATTCAACACAAAAGCCACAGGGACCGATGTATTTTGTGCTGTTAAATAACATCATGGTAGGCAGCTATTAATTCAACTGTGTCAACATGGTACAGTACTGCTAATGATGGACAAAGATTCCAGGAGGTTAAGGGTTTGTTCCTTGTTCCGGAAGCTCACTGAGTGATACTTTGCAAATCAATTTCCCAGCCTCAGAAAGAAGTCCGAGGATGATGATAGTAGTAGTGATACAAAGTGGCAAAGTTTGCCCCTGTTATGTGACAAAGGCCACAGTGCTCTACAAAGGTTTCCCTCTTGAGAAAACACTGAGGAGAGAGCTCCAGCTCCTTTCCTGTATGTGAAATTGATCCACCTGCATCATCTGTTAGTATGGAATGTATTAAAATGCAAATGAACTCTAGCATATTTACCTTCACTGCCCAGAAGTCGCAAGACAGAAGTAAGATGATTGTCACCATACAGGCAATATAGCTGCTACTCAACAATTCGCAGAGTAAGTAGACAATTAGTGCACTGACCCGGAAGAACAGGTGAAAAAAGGAAGCTATAGGATGTCTGTGAAAGAcacacaaagaaaataattttgttaCTGACCTCTCCCCTTACTGAATCAAAAGGTTGAAGGTAACCTGTAAAATTAGTACAACTTCATACCACTGTAGATGCCActgaatcatgggaactgtagttttacaaggtctttatccttctctgccacgaagtgctggtgcctcaccaaatttcaAATCTCATTATTCCATAGTATGGAGTCATCACAGTTAAAATGGTAAAAATTGTACCAAACTCCAATGTAGAATCATCCACAGTGAGGATCATATTTAGTCACAGTCTCACTAAGTTTAAACCATAATTTTCACATAATTGCACTACTCAGTTACTACTATCACAGccaactattactactactatttgatTTTCAATGTGAACATGTAAGAAAACTAGCTTGAGTTGTAAGACATACCACACAAAAATATTTCCTTAAAATACTGAAATCACAAGACAAACTGTATTGAGACCACAGGCATACACCCTGCATGTATCAAAATTATGTTCtgttacatataaacaatattgTTCATACAGTCTTTGCAGTAATTAGAAATACTTCTATGTAATTCTCTAGAAGTACATATATAAACTATAAAGATAAGCTGCCTCCCATTCAAGACAGCCAGCATACAAGAATAATCAATATAAGTTTACATTTTCCTCAAATGCATATCCAATGAGGCTCACTCAAAGAATAAAAGTTGACAGATTTGTTTTACTAGGCTAGAATTTCTCAAACTGATCTCCTCCAGATAtttcagacttcagctcccacaattcctaacagctggtaaaccagctggtatttctgggagttgaaattcaaatCATCtggcacagtttgagaaatactggacTAGGCAGTTGATAGCCATATCTAACTAGCCGCCATAGCAATCACTTACTTGATTTTAGATTTCTTGGGTCTCCTAGACATTTCATCATCGGCATCAAACAGTGACACGTCTTCTGTGTCATCACTACTGTCCTAAAGTCAGAAAAAAGCAGAGATTATAAAAAACACTTCACGTTTATTTCTAAAATCCCAAGGGGCAATAATGAAAACAATCTAGTCCAAACCTGAAACAATTAAAGGAGGGGTGATCCCAAGCAATGTATGTCACAGAATGAGTATCCCAGTGGTTTTCTGGATGAGATTTTCAACTCAgttggaattttatttttatttgagaaCAATATATTGTAGCACAACCCAAATTCAAAGAGTGTTTAGTTCTTAGTTGATTctgatatgtattgtcgaaggctttcatggccggaatcagtgggttgctgtaagaTTTTTGGTATGTATGacaatgttcaagaagcattatctcctgacattttgcctgcatctatggcaagcatcctcagagcctcacaacctctgaggatgcctgccatagatgcaggtgaaatgtcaggagagaacgcttctggaacatggccatacagcccaaaaaacttacagcaacccagcaatACTGATATGTTATTATTaaaaagaatacacacacacccttcaaAATGTTAGAGGAGACACTTACATTCTGGGTAAGGTGAAACATATTTGAAGTTAAGCCATTAACCAAGATGTTTAAAGGTAAAATGCTATTTAATGAACATTACTTGAAATAAAGCATGTTATAAAGAAGCCCGCTTTATTTAAATAATAGtcatgatgcagtttgacaccattttaactgcaataGCTTGATGCTGTGGAATCactggagttgcagtttggtgaaacaccagcttTCTTTGGAAAGAAGACAAAAGGATTTGTAAAACTATTAGCtaccattgggccatggcagttaaagtggtgtcaaagcacATTCTATGTAAATGTACCATAGATCAAATCAAATATCTTTTATTACGGCCATAGACCAGCATAAGAAGAGTGAAGTATAGTCTCATAAAATCATTGTACACTAAAATCTAAAAGGCTAGAAAACAAAGCTATAttgaaggctaaagcacaaaaactatttagaaaaggaaagagacCAAAAATggatggaaagggagggagattgATGGAGGGATAGGAGCATTCAGGGCACAAGTCTAGGGGACTGGGGTGGGAAGAACTGATTTACATTTCAGTTAGCTGATAGTTAGATTGTTAACTTTTGGAACCAGTCATCACCCGGTGGATTTTAagtgctgctgcacagaacttggacTCATTATAGGTTATAACTGGGTTGATATTCAAGAGCAGCAGAGTGGTGTAAAATTGTCTTGAATGGCCTGGGTAATAATATAGCAAAGGCAGGATGAGTCTGGATCAAATGTCCCTGGAGGAGCACATGCACTTTAGATCCAAAATAATAGTTTCCAAAACTTAACCtggtgtacatatatatatatatgagagagagaaacaatGTTCTATTGTTTTGTTTCCAAAGGCAATGCAAGCACTATAGATATGATCCTTTACCCCAGTTCATACAGAAACATTACAGATTTGATGTAAAAGGACATCAATACCTTTATCATGGTTACagaaagagaatcatagaatcataaagctggaagcgacctcatgggctatccagcccaaccccctgcaaagaagcaggaaaatcgcattcaaagcacttctgacagatggccatccagcctgtgcttaaaagcctccaaagaaggagcctccaccacactctgggtcagagagttcgactgctgaacagctctcacagtcaggaagttcttcgtaatgtttagatggaatccccGTTCTTGTACCTTAAAGCTATTGTTCTGCGTCCAATATAAAACATTcctagggcagcagaaatcaagtttgctccctcctccctataacttcccctcacatatttatacatggccctcatcatgtctcccctcagccttctcttctgcaggctaaacatgcccaactctttaagccattcctcatagggcttgttctccagacccttgctcattttagtcgccctcctctggacacattccagcttatcagtatctctcttcaattgtggtgcccagaattggacacaatattccagatgtggtctgaccaaggcagaatagaagggtagcatgatttccctggatctatttatgcaggccaaaatcccattggcttttttgccaccgcatcacattgttagctcatgtttaacttgtccacgaggactccaagatctttttcacacgtactgctatcgagccaggcgtcacccattctgtatctttgcatttcatttttttttctgcctaagtggagtatcctgcatttgaaattcgttttgttagttttggcccatatcTCTAATctttttttgaattctgctcctgtcttcttggGTACTAGCTATCCCTCTCTGAATAAATACAGGTCGAGTTTCCCTCTTGTCTGGGAACATGAAATGCTCCAAAACTGCCCACCAAGAAACTGATAccattgctttctggtggtttgaCCTACACAAACTTGGCTTTAGGCACCAAAATGCTGAAAATATTTATCTAGgctaggcctgggcaaacttgggccctccagatgttgtggacttcaactcccaccattcctaacagcctcaggccctttccttttcccccctcagccgcttaaggaaggggcctgaggctgttaggaatggtgggagttgaagtccacaacacctggagggcccaagtttgcccaggcctagcCTAGATATTAGATAAATATGAAACATGCACCCATGtcgtgtttagacttgagtcccatctccttCTGCATGCAGAATACAAAGACAGGCACTCCAACCCCAGTCTTCCAAGCGGGCTTTAAcaatcctcctccccttccccgcCAAACCCCGCGTCCTCACCTGCCGCAGCATCGCTTCCGCCTTTGGCCACGTCACGCCGACAGACTCCGCTGACGCTCTCACTGTGCGACGGGCGCGCCGGGCACcaagagatagacagacacagtAGAGCGACGCGCTCCTTCAACTTCCGGTAGCAGTGCGACTCCCTAGAAGTCTAAAGCGCGCCTCTCAGCAGGATCAAGACTGTCAGATttatttcagagggaggaactgaCACCACTAAATAAAAGAAGATTCCATTCTTCTCTGACCAAACTCTGTGAAAGTCATGATATTGCCATGAGTCAGCAGGCAACGCATACACGTCCACACAGGGTGCATCTAACTGTAAAAtagatgcagtttgactccactttaactgccatggctcaaggctcaTGGGTTCTTGGGTGTTTCCATTTTGGAAGGtcttctttggccttctctgccaaagagtgttggtgccttagtaaactacaaatcccagggtttcatggcaccacctgacatctgtagcagtctgtaatgaaaggaccaaggcgtcagcatctccagcccatcctctattcggatatcagccagcatgccaaggtcttaaatcaagaaacagcttcctaagatctacagagacactcgcaggaacacctcagcaagcgagagtccaaaagtggcaggttaaaacccagaacctcaatcagtggctaataCTAGATGGGAAATTGCCTCCTGGGCACActgaagactgggtgacttggaaggcgctgaacagactgcactccagcaccacgagaggcagagccaaccttaagaaatagggccacaaaatggagtccacgacaggcaagtgtggagaagaacaaaccacagaccacctattacaatgcagtctgagcctcaccacatgcacaatgaaggatcttcttacagcgacaccagaggcacaaagtggccagcttctggtcaagggAAATTTGGcataatgcaaagtttttaactttgtgttttttatacattataactgtattctcaattaacttctgacacgataaatacatgGTATTGTTGCCAGACTGCATTGGGGCagtggtggcgcaatgagttaaaccgctaagctacagaacttgctgattggaaagtCGGCGTTTCGAATCCATGGACAGGCTGAGcacctgttgttagccccagcttctgccagtctagtagttggaaaacatgcaaatgtgagtagatcaacaggtagcacttctgcaggaaggtaacgatgctccatgaggtcatgctAGCCACCTGATCTTGAAGgtctctatggacaacgctgctcttcggcttagaaatggaggtgagcaccatcccccaaagtcagacatgggcatggctagacttaatttcaaggggaaacctttacttttacagaCTGCATCAATTCTGAAGATAACACGTGGGAGGCGTTATATTTAGGGCCTTATCTCATGACACTGCTGTGGGGCTATTAATACACAATAATGGCCATGGGATTTTCAGTTTGCAGGAGGATACTGGGAATTGTCGGCCAATGAGCTCTTGAACCCCACTAAGCTGCAAACCCCATAATTCCACAGATTGTTGCTATGGCatttgaagaagaagaatagTACTATAACAGAGCAGTGTGGTGACATTATTATAAACGAAGGGCTCATTCACGCCACACCATTGAAGTACCATGATGCTACATTTAATGGCTTCGTTCTAAGACATtccgggatttgtagtctggcCAGAGGCACTGAATCCCTGCAGCTGATCATTTTAAAAACTCTCTTTGGagtgcaaattccaggattcagtTGATGGagacatggcagttgaagtggaatcctGCTACTCTAATTGGGGAGTGTGAAAGAGcttaaaacaaaaaagcaaagtcTTTTACTTCAGTCTTTGTGCAAATATTAATGCTTTTAGTAATCCTTACTTATGAAATAGCCTCATGAGTTCACAAATGTCCCCAATGTTAACAGATTATGGTACATTGCAAAATACCATTGTCACTGTGCCATTGCCCACTCCACGATAAGGAGTTcatttacactatagaaataatgcagtttgataccgcttttaactgccatggctcaatgctatggaatcataggagttgtagtttagtgaggcaccagctctctttggcagacaaggctgaactacagctcccatgattccacattgttgagccatggtggttaaagtgatgTTGAATTGCATTATTTTGGCAGTGTAGTTGCACCCAAGGAAAAATGGGCAAATTATGAAAAATGTGCTGCTGAGAGTGCACTATAATAGCCTCTCATTAGAACCTATTATATTTGCAGATTTAGGTGAGTCTGGGACTGAATTCCATGTAATTTTGATGTTTGTAGCATTCAGTGAATCTTGTCTACTGTGTATACAGTCAGCCACCTGATCTGATCCTGTTTTGTGTTGGCACTAATGTTGATTTTGGGAAGTGCTATCTGGTCTGTGCCCCTAATTGTGtagccagggtgggacaaatccGGTTCCTCTCCCCCCACTCCCACTTTTCTTTCTGGAAATAGAGCTGAACAGAAGAGAGCTTTAGAAATGCATTCCTATCCACATTCAAAGCTGAATCCAATGCATAGAAATTATTATCAGGATGACCAGGAGGAAGGAGGTAAATAAATTGGAACAGATTCAGAGAATGGCAACAAAGATTGTAAGATGTGTGGAGAACACAATATATGAGAAGAGCTTGGAAAGCTAAAGCTGCCACCACCATTGTTTTTAAACAAGTCCGAAGTTATGCTACATACAGTGGAGATGCCAGAGTGACTCAAATATAAGTTCACTTAAGTGTTTGGGCTCAACCTTTTACATgaaccctcccccaccccaccccaccctgaTTTATACATATATGGTTGGTGTCTAAGGCTCACATCATATGTATTGAGAacttaatattttatttacaaaatgGGTGAGTATTTCTCTGAGGAATCCTGGCAGCCTGCCTTATATTGTGAGATTGAAAGTGCAGAAACACTAGATCATCACAATAGCCTGTACAGGAATACATGCATTTTAGTAAGAAAATCAAGAACTCATTAGTGATGGTAAGGCAACTCAGTGATCAATgaaaagcaaacagtttattcCAATTCTATAAACATACACAGCAATGGAATCATGCtaaaacatcattttaaaatggcagaaaaaagAAAGCATAGCAAGCATGTTGTATTTGCCATTTCCAatttagcaaacaaacaaaaaacaaacaaaccctgatAATTTTCTCTTATGACTCCTCACTTCATCCAATTAATCATTTATGACTTTTCATTTTCTGGTTAGATAAGAGTTGTTTGACTTTTCTTTCATATGGGACAAGATCTATCTCCTCAATTGCTAATCTCTCCCAGATTATGCAGACTTTGTATACAAGTCAGGGCTTGAGGATGAACATCTGAATCACTGCTGTATCACATCTAGACAAAATCAACCTGCTGAACTTCCTAATAAGGAGGGTAAGAAAACCAACTCCTCTCAACCAGCCTGCAAGTCTGTTCTTCAAGGGATGTATTTCAGTGGAAGCTATAGAACAGAATGGACTAGTCATAAAAGTCTACTTTATATTTGCCACTGAGAATCAGATTCAAATAGAaagcaaaacatttaaaagcaaaaatACTACCATCGTTGCAGGGTACTTTATTTGATTAACctacataatttttggtggctgTCAGACTCCTAGAGGTTGCCATCTTTGATGCATATTTTGACATATTTGTTAAGAATTTCACTGAAAGACAAGCCCAAGGAGTGTTCACATACCCTCTGGAGAAAAACTTAGAAACAGAATCGGTGTACTGTCATGCTAAT
This genomic interval from Anolis sagrei isolate rAnoSag1 chromosome 2, rAnoSag1.mat, whole genome shotgun sequence contains the following:
- the TVP23C gene encoding Golgi apparatus membrane protein TVP23 homolog C isoform X1, which codes for MLRQDSSDDTEDVSLFDADDEMSRRPKKSKIKHPIASFFHLFFRVSALIVYLLCELLSSSYIACMVTIILLLSCDFWAVKNITGRLMVGLRWWNQIDEDGKSHWVFEARKTSAQGKKATSEAESRIFWLGLITCPLLWVVFAFSALFSFKVKWLAIVIMGVTLQGANLYGYIRCKVGSRKNLTSVATSYLGRQLLRQTVSKEDQAVS
- the TVP23C gene encoding Golgi apparatus membrane protein TVP23 homolog C isoform X2, producing MLRQDSSDDTEDVSLFDADDEMSRRPKKSKIKHPIASFFHLFFRVSALIVYLLCELLSSSYIACMVTIILLLSCDFWAVKNITGRLMVGLRWWNQIDEDGKSHWVFEARKGKKATSEAESRIFWLGLITCPLLWVVFAFSALFSFKVKWLAIVIMGVTLQGANLYGYIRCKVGSRKNLTSVATSYLGRQLLRQTVSKEDQAVS